One Cloacibacillus sp. genomic region harbors:
- the thrS gene encoding threonine--tRNA ligase, translating to MAHFSTPEGKSYEAESATVRQLLDIWHLKKAIGATVGGEPVDCDRVFAEDTVFTPLFPDCEEGLHLLRHSTAHLLAHAVLRLYPEAKFGIGPAIKDGFYYDIRFPKPISEDDLPKIEAEMRRISQEKIPLVRSELSKEEAVKKFSAMGEDLKVELIEGIEGETLSVYAEGDFVDFCRGPHVPHTGCCKFFKLLSLAGAYWHGDEKNEMLTRIYGTAFGSEDELKAYLRRLEEAKARDHRKLGKELDLFSIHNEGPGFPFFHPKGMVIMNTLQAFWRKEHVKRGYVEIKTPMILDRSLWLQSGHWDHYKENMYFTEIDEAPFAVKPMNCPGGILVYKNDIHSYRELPLRMAELGFVHRHERSGALHGLMRVRAFTQDDAHIYCTPEQIKDEIKAIMELDRYVYQDVFGFKYYVELSTRPEDSMGDPKLWDLAEQCLKEALEETGTPYKLNPGDGAFYGPKIDFHLEDCIGRTWQCGTIQLDFQMPEKFDMTYIGKDGAEHRPVMLHRTVLGSLERFMGILIENYAGAFPYWLAPVQAKLLPVAAEYLPYAEEMAKRLKEQDIRVEIDARDEKLGKKIRDAQIQKVPYMLVIGAKEAENGTLAVRER from the coding sequence ATGGCACATTTTTCAACACCGGAGGGTAAAAGCTACGAGGCGGAGAGCGCGACAGTGCGCCAGCTGCTTGACATATGGCATTTGAAGAAGGCTATCGGGGCCACGGTCGGCGGCGAGCCCGTGGACTGCGACAGGGTATTCGCGGAGGATACGGTCTTTACGCCGCTCTTCCCAGACTGCGAGGAGGGGCTTCACCTTCTGCGCCATTCGACGGCGCATCTTCTCGCGCACGCCGTGCTGCGCCTCTATCCCGAGGCGAAATTCGGCATCGGCCCCGCGATAAAGGACGGCTTCTATTACGATATCCGCTTCCCGAAGCCGATATCGGAGGACGACCTGCCGAAGATCGAGGCTGAGATGCGCCGGATATCGCAGGAGAAGATCCCGCTGGTACGCAGCGAGCTCTCCAAAGAGGAGGCGGTGAAAAAGTTCTCCGCGATGGGCGAGGACCTCAAAGTCGAACTCATCGAGGGCATAGAGGGCGAGACGCTCTCAGTATACGCCGAAGGGGACTTCGTGGATTTCTGCCGCGGCCCGCACGTACCGCATACCGGCTGCTGCAAATTCTTCAAGCTGCTTTCGCTCGCGGGGGCCTACTGGCACGGCGATGAGAAAAACGAAATGCTTACGCGCATCTACGGGACGGCCTTCGGCTCGGAGGACGAACTCAAGGCCTATCTGCGCCGCCTGGAAGAGGCTAAGGCGCGCGACCACCGCAAGCTCGGCAAAGAGCTCGACCTCTTCTCCATCCATAACGAGGGCCCCGGCTTCCCCTTCTTCCACCCGAAGGGCATGGTCATCATGAACACCCTGCAGGCCTTCTGGCGCAAGGAGCATGTGAAGCGCGGATACGTGGAGATCAAGACGCCGATGATCCTCGACCGTTCGCTGTGGCTCCAGTCGGGCCACTGGGACCACTATAAAGAGAACATGTACTTTACGGAGATAGACGAAGCGCCGTTTGCCGTGAAGCCGATGAACTGCCCCGGCGGCATCCTCGTCTACAAGAACGACATCCACAGCTACCGCGAACTGCCGCTGCGCATGGCGGAGCTCGGCTTCGTCCACCGCCACGAGCGTTCCGGCGCGCTGCACGGCCTCATGCGCGTGCGCGCCTTTACGCAGGACGACGCGCACATCTACTGCACGCCGGAGCAGATAAAAGACGAAATAAAGGCGATCATGGAGCTGGACCGCTATGTCTATCAGGACGTCTTCGGCTTCAAATACTATGTGGAGCTATCCACGCGCCCCGAGGACTCGATGGGCGACCCGAAGCTCTGGGATCTCGCCGAGCAGTGCCTTAAAGAGGCGCTCGAGGAGACCGGCACGCCCTACAAACTCAACCCCGGCGACGGCGCCTTCTACGGCCCGAAGATCGACTTCCACCTCGAGGACTGCATCGGCCGTACCTGGCAGTGCGGCACGATCCAGCTCGACTTCCAGATGCCGGAGAAGTTTGACATGACCTACATTGGCAAGGACGGCGCGGAGCATCGCCCCGTCATGCTCCACAGGACCGTCCTCGGCAGCCTTGAGCGCTTCATGGGCATCCTCATAGAAAACTACGCGGGCGCCTTCCCCTACTGGCTGGCCCCCGTGCAGGCCAAGCTGCTGCCCGTAGCCGCCGAATACCTGCCTTACGCC
- a CDS encoding polyribonucleotide nucleotidyltransferase yields the protein MKQIFELELYGKKMSFEVGRLAKQANAALLARHGDTALLVTTVLAEKAREGLDFFPLLVDFEERYYSAGKVPGGFIKREGRPSETAILSGRMIDRSIRSLFPEWMRNDVHVVSTVMSVDQKNPANILGINGASLALAISDIPWNGPIGAVRIGCINGELVVNPDETDIPNSTLDLVVAGHRGGITMVEAGAKEVSEDLLVDAMELANEAVRKIVDFIDGVVAEIGKPKAQLPAPVVIEEIDSWVKENLTDEIYEAVQINQKQARGAAIAAAQQKIEDRFAENYPDSSKYIASLMDEMVKKAVRKLLVTDRKRADGRAMDELRPITCEVDILPMTHGSALFTRGETQSLGVTTLGMIGLDDQMMDGLKLDEPSKRFILHYNFPPYSVGEVRPMRGPGRREIGHGALAERALRAVFPDDESFPYVVRQVSDILESNGSSSMASVCSGSLSMMAAGVPVKKAVAGIAMGLIADGGQVCILTDIQGLEDHYGDMDFKVAGTRDGVTALQMDNKAGGITRQILTDALTQAKRGRFQILDIMDGTIAAPRPELAPTAPKIVTFNIDPDKIRDVIGSGGKTIRGIVQQTGAKVDVEDSGRVSVAAVNDDVAQMAVKIIKDIVREVQAGETFVGTVTRMLSFGAFVEVLPGKEGLLHVSEISNYRVPTIEEAFEIGDKVIVTVKEIDDMHRVNLSRKRILDKLDELALDPVFAEQVPAEKAREERYSQFPKGGGERRDGGGRDRGDRDRGDRGHDRSRGGSSDGDRQGRPVRRFERDRKN from the coding sequence ATGAAGCAGATTTTTGAACTGGAACTATACGGCAAAAAGATGTCCTTTGAAGTGGGGCGTCTTGCGAAGCAGGCGAATGCCGCGCTGCTTGCCAGGCATGGAGATACGGCGCTTCTCGTGACGACGGTGCTCGCGGAGAAGGCGCGTGAGGGACTTGACTTTTTCCCTCTGCTTGTAGACTTTGAAGAACGCTACTATTCCGCCGGCAAGGTGCCGGGCGGATTCATAAAACGCGAGGGACGCCCCTCTGAGACGGCGATCCTCAGCGGACGCATGATCGACCGTTCGATCCGCTCCCTCTTCCCAGAGTGGATGAGGAACGACGTCCATGTCGTGTCGACAGTCATGTCTGTCGACCAGAAGAATCCCGCGAACATCCTCGGCATCAACGGCGCGTCGCTCGCGCTCGCGATCTCCGACATTCCCTGGAACGGACCGATAGGGGCGGTGCGCATCGGCTGCATCAACGGCGAACTCGTCGTGAACCCCGATGAGACGGATATCCCCAACAGTACGCTGGATCTCGTGGTCGCCGGCCACAGGGGCGGCATCACGATGGTCGAGGCGGGGGCGAAAGAGGTCTCCGAAGACCTTCTCGTAGACGCCATGGAGCTTGCCAACGAAGCGGTCCGCAAAATAGTGGACTTCATCGACGGCGTGGTCGCCGAGATCGGCAAGCCGAAGGCCCAGCTTCCCGCGCCCGTGGTCATCGAAGAGATAGACAGCTGGGTGAAAGAGAACCTCACCGACGAAATATACGAGGCGGTGCAGATCAACCAGAAGCAGGCGCGCGGCGCGGCTATCGCCGCGGCCCAGCAGAAGATTGAGGACCGGTTTGCCGAAAACTATCCCGATTCGTCGAAGTATATTGCTTCGCTGATGGATGAGATGGTCAAAAAGGCGGTCCGCAAACTGCTCGTTACGGATAGAAAACGCGCCGACGGACGCGCGATGGACGAGCTCCGCCCGATCACCTGCGAGGTCGACATCCTGCCGATGACGCACGGCTCGGCGCTCTTCACACGTGGCGAGACCCAGTCATTGGGAGTCACCACCCTCGGCATGATCGGACTTGACGATCAGATGATGGACGGCCTTAAGCTTGACGAACCGTCTAAGAGATTTATCCTGCACTACAACTTCCCGCCCTACTCGGTTGGCGAGGTGCGCCCGATGCGCGGTCCCGGACGCCGTGAGATCGGCCACGGCGCGCTGGCGGAACGCGCGCTGCGCGCCGTATTCCCCGACGACGAGTCATTCCCCTATGTCGTACGCCAGGTTTCCGATATTCTGGAGTCCAACGGCTCCAGTTCGATGGCCTCCGTCTGCAGCGGCAGCCTTTCGATGATGGCGGCCGGCGTGCCGGTGAAGAAGGCCGTAGCCGGCATCGCGATGGGACTCATCGCCGACGGCGGGCAGGTCTGTATCCTCACCGACATTCAGGGCCTTGAGGACCACTACGGTGATATGGACTTCAAAGTCGCCGGTACGCGCGACGGCGTTACCGCGCTGCAGATGGACAACAAGGCTGGCGGCATCACCCGCCAGATACTGACGGACGCCCTCACGCAGGCCAAGAGGGGCCGTTTCCAGATACTTGACATAATGGACGGCACGATCGCCGCTCCGCGTCCCGAACTTGCCCCCACCGCCCCGAAGATCGTCACCTTCAATATTGACCCTGACAAGATTCGCGACGTCATCGGTTCAGGCGGAAAGACGATTCGTGGCATAGTGCAGCAGACCGGCGCCAAGGTCGACGTCGAGGACAGCGGCAGAGTCAGTGTCGCCGCGGTCAACGACGACGTGGCGCAGATGGCGGTCAAGATCATAAAAGACATCGTCCGCGAAGTGCAGGCAGGCGAGACATTCGTCGGCACCGTGACGAGGATGCTCTCCTTCGGAGCGTTCGTCGAAGTGCTGCCCGGCAAAGAGGGACTGCTCCACGTCAGCGAGATCAGCAACTACCGCGTGCCGACGATCGAAGAGGCCTTTGAGATCGGCGATAAAGTGATCGTGACGGTGAAGGAGATCGATGACATGCACCGCGTCAACCTGAGCCGCAAGCGTATTCTCGACAAGCTTGACGAACTTGCCCTCGATCCGGTGTTTGCGGAGCAGGTGCCCGCGGAAAAGGCGCGCGAAGAGAGATACTCGCAGTTCCCCAAGGGCGGCGGCGAGCGCAGAGACGGCGGCGGACGCGACAGGGGCGACCGTGACCGCGGAGACCGCGGCCATGACCGTTCGCGCGGCGGCAGCTCCGACGGCGACAGACAGGGTCGCCCGGTGCGCCGTTTCGAAAGAGACCGCAAGAACTAA
- the rpsO gene encoding 30S ribosomal protein S15 gives MIEKDKKQSIIEEYKTHEADTGSTEVQVAVLTARIRELTEHMRAHKKDFHSRRGLLIMVGKRRKLLQYLKRKDFMRYQTLIQRLGLRH, from the coding sequence ATGATCGAGAAGGATAAGAAACAGTCAATTATTGAAGAGTACAAGACACACGAGGCCGATACCGGCTCCACAGAGGTGCAGGTGGCGGTCCTCACGGCGCGCATCCGCGAACTCACGGAGCACATGAGGGCGCACAAGAAGGACTTCCACAGCCGCCGCGGGCTCCTCATTATGGTCGGAAAGCGCCGCAAGCTCCTCCAGTACCTCAAGAGGAAGGACTTCATGCGTTACCAGACGCTCATCCAGCGCCTCGGGCTGCGTCACTAA
- the dut gene encoding dUTP diphosphatase, which yields MGKMTVKVKAAEGVTLPAYATPGSSGMDIRANEAAVIKAGERGCVGTGLYLEMPEGCEAQVRPRSGLALKHGVTVLNTPGTIDSDYRGEIRVILANFGKEDFKIEPGDRIAQMVFATVTQVELEAAAELGDTERAAGGFGSTGKR from the coding sequence ATGGGAAAGATGACCGTGAAGGTTAAGGCGGCCGAAGGGGTGACCCTTCCCGCCTACGCGACCCCCGGCTCCTCCGGCATGGACATCCGCGCCAATGAGGCCGCCGTGATAAAGGCCGGAGAGCGCGGCTGTGTCGGCACGGGGCTCTACCTTGAGATGCCCGAGGGCTGCGAGGCGCAGGTGCGCCCGCGCAGCGGCCTCGCCCTCAAGCATGGAGTGACGGTGCTCAACACCCCTGGCACGATCGATTCGGATTACCGCGGCGAGATACGCGTGATCCTCGCGAACTTCGGCAAAGAGGACTTCAAAATCGAGCCCGGCGACCGTATCGCGCAGATGGTCTTTGCCACCGTGACGCAGGTCGAACTCGAGGCCGCGGCGGAGCTCGGCGACACGGAGCGCGCCGCGGGAGGCTTCGGCAGCACGGGGAAAAGATAA
- a CDS encoding FAD-dependent oxidoreductase — protein sequence MNKVELAVIGGGPAGLAAAVAAYEAGCRDLLILEREDSLGGILKQCIHNGFGLHTFKEELTGPEYAQRYIEKIIEYSIPCRCGTMVTEITRDRKITCVSRAAGLEEIEAGAVILAMGCRERPRGSLGIPGQRCSGIYTAGTAQRFVNMEGVMPGKKVMILGSGDIGLIMARRMTFMGAEVRGCVELMPFSAGLKRNIVQCLDDYGIPLLLSHTVIDIAGKERLEGVTVAAVDEHLRPIPGTEEYYECDTLLLSVGLIPENELSAMAGVEISDTTNGAVVDESLHTSVEGIFSCGNVLHVHDLVDFVSEEAAKAGENAWRYVKGERPRGGGTITVSAGTGVSGVVPQYISRGAQGEVTMMFRPRGVYKDASVVVTAGMEKIFSKKHRILAPGEMVSLKLDMAFLRERPEASEITVGVERRG from the coding sequence ATGAATAAGGTGGAACTGGCGGTAATCGGCGGTGGACCCGCGGGACTTGCCGCCGCCGTCGCCGCCTACGAGGCGGGCTGCCGCGACCTGCTCATTCTGGAGCGCGAGGACTCTCTCGGCGGGATACTCAAACAGTGCATACATAACGGCTTTGGCCTCCACACCTTCAAAGAGGAGCTTACCGGACCGGAATACGCGCAAAGATATATCGAAAAAATAATAGAATACAGCATCCCCTGCCGCTGCGGCACAATGGTGACAGAGATAACCAGGGACAGAAAGATCACCTGCGTGAGCAGGGCGGCGGGGCTTGAGGAGATAGAGGCCGGGGCCGTCATCCTCGCGATGGGCTGCCGCGAGCGCCCCCGCGGTTCGCTCGGCATTCCCGGGCAGCGCTGTTCAGGCATCTACACCGCAGGCACCGCGCAGCGTTTTGTGAATATGGAGGGCGTCATGCCGGGCAAAAAGGTGATGATCCTCGGCTCCGGCGACATCGGCCTCATCATGGCGCGCCGCATGACCTTCATGGGCGCGGAGGTCAGGGGCTGCGTGGAGCTGATGCCCTTTTCCGCCGGCCTTAAGAGAAATATCGTCCAGTGCCTCGACGATTACGGCATCCCGCTGCTTCTCTCGCACACCGTCATCGACATCGCGGGCAAAGAGCGTCTGGAAGGCGTCACGGTGGCGGCGGTCGACGAACACCTCAGACCGATACCGGGCACCGAAGAATATTACGAGTGCGACACGCTGCTCCTCTCCGTCGGCCTCATACCGGAGAACGAGCTGTCGGCGATGGCCGGCGTGGAGATCTCCGATACGACAAACGGAGCGGTCGTCGACGAATCGCTGCACACCTCGGTGGAGGGGATATTCTCTTGCGGGAATGTCCTTCATGTACACGATCTGGTGGATTTCGTCTCCGAGGAGGCGGCAAAGGCCGGAGAGAACGCCTGGCGTTATGTCAAAGGGGAACGGCCGCGCGGCGGTGGTACGATTACAGTCTCCGCCGGTACGGGCGTGTCGGGCGTCGTACCGCAGTATATATCGCGCGGCGCGCAGGGCGAGGTCACGATGATGTTCAGGCCGCGCGGCGTCTATAAGGACGCCTCCGTCGTCGTAACGGCGGGTATGGAGAAGATTTTTTCAAAAAAACACCGCATCTTGGCCCCCGGCGAGATGGTCTCTCTCAAACTGGATATGGCGTTCCTCAGAGAGCGCCCAGAAGCATCGGAGATAACCGTCGGCGTGGAGAGGCGCGGATGA
- a CDS encoding S8 family serine peptidase — MRKILSLILSLTVLFFAAPLSAAQKYAEGEAIALLKTGVSSTGVSSAKRALPDSVVSAAAKSGAELVHTFIPVPAASSSLRASAAKSSAPGGELLTAALFRAKEGESTKALIKRLKENPDVVCVTPNYLMSPLSDTDANIPNDPMWPEQWGLQRIRLPEVWAHGTGSEEVVVAVVDTGIIYDHPDLKDNMFVFSRDVVDAMRKEYFSIINNDFIGSHGIWYHARFISMDGWKEIAGVPVGPGDTSQATSRDIDRYDDIEKMRVVGDIRGHGTHVAGIIGALGNNNEGVAGVGWKVKMMAVNVFSKDSISREARLSDVMRGLDFITVAKRAGVNIRVVNLSLGWSARNEFFEAKIKQLSDTGIVICAGAGNNGVDFDDDKEDDFDFEDDFGAKAAADAEGENCHLVYPACYRVANMISVGSSTSGDLRAGSSNYSSTGKWVDIFAPGDGILSTCRSTPIFSVKQDIWDVSGYRVASGTSMAMPMVAGAAALLCSLYPKKSASEIRTMLLEGANKNILREGYSGYGMLDVLAAYDYAAPQPSPQPTGGGSGCAAGFGVLALAAAALVPFILRANKRR, encoded by the coding sequence GTGAGGAAAATATTATCACTGATTTTATCGCTGACGGTGTTGTTCTTCGCCGCGCCGCTTTCGGCGGCTCAAAAATACGCGGAGGGAGAGGCGATAGCGCTGCTGAAAACGGGTGTTTCGTCCACCGGCGTGTCCTCCGCGAAACGGGCTTTGCCGGACTCCGTAGTGTCTGCAGCGGCCAAATCCGGCGCCGAGCTTGTGCATACCTTTATTCCGGTACCTGCGGCTTCGTCATCTCTTCGCGCATCAGCAGCCAAGAGCTCGGCGCCCGGCGGGGAGCTCTTGACCGCAGCGCTTTTCCGAGCCAAAGAGGGAGAGAGTACCAAGGCGCTGATAAAAAGGCTGAAAGAGAATCCCGACGTTGTCTGCGTGACACCCAATTATCTGATGAGTCCTCTCTCCGATACTGATGCCAATATTCCCAACGACCCGATGTGGCCGGAGCAATGGGGCCTCCAGCGTATACGCCTGCCTGAGGTGTGGGCGCATGGCACAGGTTCGGAAGAAGTTGTTGTGGCCGTAGTCGATACGGGGATAATATATGACCATCCCGACCTAAAAGATAATATGTTCGTCTTTAGCCGTGATGTGGTCGATGCTATGCGTAAAGAATACTTCAGCATAATCAACAACGACTTTATCGGCAGCCACGGTATCTGGTATCACGCAAGATTTATCTCTATGGACGGCTGGAAAGAGATAGCGGGCGTCCCCGTCGGCCCGGGGGATACGAGTCAGGCGACCTCCCGTGATATCGACAGATACGATGATATCGAAAAAATGCGCGTCGTCGGCGACATACGCGGACACGGCACTCATGTGGCCGGCATCATCGGTGCACTCGGCAACAATAATGAGGGAGTCGCTGGCGTTGGCTGGAAGGTCAAAATGATGGCGGTCAACGTCTTTTCCAAAGATAGCATCTCGAGAGAGGCGCGTCTTTCCGACGTAATGAGAGGGTTAGACTTCATTACCGTGGCGAAGAGGGCAGGTGTTAATATCCGCGTCGTCAATCTGTCGCTGGGGTGGTCGGCGCGGAACGAATTTTTTGAGGCTAAGATAAAGCAGCTCAGCGACACCGGTATAGTTATCTGCGCCGGGGCCGGCAACAACGGAGTGGATTTTGACGACGACAAAGAAGACGACTTTGATTTTGAAGATGATTTTGGTGCCAAGGCGGCGGCAGATGCAGAGGGAGAAAACTGTCATCTTGTATATCCGGCCTGCTACCGCGTCGCTAATATGATCTCCGTTGGCTCCAGTACAAGCGGAGACCTCCGCGCCGGCAGCTCAAACTACAGCAGCACCGGCAAATGGGTTGATATCTTCGCGCCTGGCGATGGGATATTGAGTACCTGCCGTTCAACCCCGATTTTTAGCGTAAAACAAGATATATGGGACGTGAGCGGATACCGCGTCGCCTCCGGCACATCTATGGCGATGCCGATGGTCGCGGGGGCCGCGGCGCTGCTTTGCTCGCTCTATCCTAAAAAGAGCGCTTCGGAGATAAGGACGATGCTGCTTGAGGGTGCCAATAAGAATATACTCAGGGAGGGATACTCGGGTTATGGCATGCTCGACGTACTGGCGGCATATGACTATGCTGCTCCTCAGCCGTCGCCTCAACCGACTGGGGGCGGTTCCGGCTGCGCGGCTGGCTTCGGAGTCCTTGCGCTGGCGGCTGCCGCCCTCGTACCCTTTATCCTCCGCGCGAATAAGAGACGGTGA
- a CDS encoding NAD(P)/FAD-dependent oxidoreductase, producing MKYDVLIIGGGVMGCAVARELSRRRLRIILLEKSSDICAGQSRANTAIVHGGYDAEPGTLKAKYNVAGNAMFGRVCSELEVPYRRNGSLVVSFSESDDPKLGGLLARGEKNGVSGLSIIGAEEIRRREPHLSKAASKALLVESGGIVCPYGLTIAYAENAARNGVTFIRNAAVTGIKKWRDGWHVSATAGDFTADAVVNCAGVHSDEINNMVSEEKFYITPRRGEYYIVDKKYAGYFNSAIFQLPTKMGKGILVAPTVDGTLLIGPTAEDIDEREDTRTTRFGLDKVLAGASISWEDIPTRAFITSFAGVRAHCDRDDFIIGEAPDAELFFNAGGVESPGLTSAPAIGCYLAELIAERLSAADNPCFDPARRAIPSFREMTNGERARAITANPDYAKVVCRCENVTEAEIRQAIRRPVGARTTDGVKLRVRSGMGRCQAGFCTPRTIEILCEELGLDPLAVTKSSGASNLLSHYLFEKEEKPHE from the coding sequence TTGAAGTATGACGTCCTGATCATCGGAGGCGGCGTCATGGGCTGCGCCGTCGCCCGCGAACTTTCGCGCCGCCGCCTCCGAATAATTCTGCTGGAAAAGTCATCCGATATCTGCGCCGGGCAGAGCCGGGCAAACACCGCGATCGTCCACGGCGGCTATGACGCCGAGCCGGGGACGCTTAAGGCAAAGTATAATGTCGCCGGCAACGCGATGTTCGGCCGCGTATGTTCCGAGCTGGAGGTACCCTACAGGCGCAACGGTTCGCTAGTCGTCTCTTTCAGCGAGAGCGACGACCCTAAACTGGGCGGGCTGCTCGCGCGCGGCGAAAAAAACGGCGTCTCAGGGCTTTCGATAATCGGCGCGGAGGAGATCCGGCGGCGGGAGCCGCATCTCTCAAAGGCGGCCTCCAAGGCGCTGCTCGTTGAGAGCGGAGGGATCGTCTGCCCCTACGGCCTTACGATCGCCTACGCTGAAAACGCCGCGCGCAACGGCGTCACCTTTATCAGAAACGCGGCGGTCACCGGTATAAAAAAATGGCGGGATGGCTGGCATGTCTCGGCCACGGCGGGGGATTTCACCGCCGACGCCGTCGTGAACTGCGCCGGGGTCCACTCGGACGAGATCAACAATATGGTCTCCGAAGAAAAATTTTATATCACGCCGCGCCGCGGCGAATATTACATAGTGGACAAAAAGTATGCCGGTTATTTCAACTCGGCGATATTCCAGCTGCCGACAAAGATGGGAAAGGGCATCCTCGTCGCCCCCACCGTGGACGGCACGCTGCTCATCGGCCCCACCGCCGAGGATATCGATGAACGAGAAGACACGCGGACGACGCGTTTCGGCCTCGACAAGGTGCTCGCGGGGGCCTCGATAAGCTGGGAGGATATTCCCACGCGCGCCTTTATAACAAGCTTCGCGGGGGTGCGCGCCCACTGCGACCGCGACGACTTCATCATTGGCGAAGCTCCCGACGCGGAGCTGTTTTTCAACGCCGGCGGCGTGGAATCTCCGGGGCTCACCTCCGCCCCCGCGATCGGGTGTTACCTCGCAGAGCTGATCGCCGAGAGGCTCTCGGCAGCCGATAATCCGTGTTTTGACCCCGCGCGCCGCGCCATCCCCTCCTTCCGCGAGATGACGAACGGTGAACGCGCGCGCGCGATCACGGCAAACCCGGACTACGCCAAGGTGGTCTGCCGCTGCGAAAATGTCACCGAGGCCGAGATACGGCAGGCGATACGCCGTCCGGTCGGCGCGCGTACCACAGATGGCGTCAAGCTGCGCGTAAGGTCGGGGATGGGGCGCTGCCAGGCCGGCTTCTGTACGCCGAGAACGATCGAGATATTATGCGAAGAGCTGGGGCTGGATCCGCTCGCGGTGACAAAGTCCTCAGGCGCCTCAAATCTGCTTTCACACTATCTCTTCGAAAAGGAGGAAAAGCCGCATGAATAA
- the glpK gene encoding glycerol kinase GlpK, giving the protein MAKYIMALDAGTTSNRCILFNEKGEICSVAQKEFTQYYPRPSWVEHDANEIWATQLGVAIEAMAKIGAKSTDIAAIGITNQRETTVVWDKNTGEPVYHAIVWQCRRTSEYCDSLREKGLADSFREKTGLVIDAYFSGTKLRWILENVPGARERAENGELLFGTIDTWLIWKLSGGKIHVTDYSNASRTLLYNIGELKWDDEILAELNIPKCMLPEVRPSSAVYGETDEALFGDPVKIAGAAGDQQAALFGQACFTPGEAKNTYGTGCFMLMNIGDKIKYSKNGLVTTIAWGLEEGRVSYALEGSIFVAGAAIQWLRDELKIVDTSPDSEYYAKKVADTNGVYVVPAFVGLGAPYWDQYARGTIVGLTRGANKSHLIRATLESLAYQTYDVLKAMEEDSGISLAALKVDGGACKNNFLMQFQSDVIQAPVRRPMCVETTAMGAAYLAGLAVGYWKTKDDVLSNWAIDNEFKPEMCPQKAKELIDGWKKAVKCSFGWAKD; this is encoded by the coding sequence ATGGCGAAGTATATCATGGCACTCGACGCGGGCACTACCAGCAACCGCTGTATCCTCTTCAACGAAAAGGGAGAAATATGCAGTGTGGCGCAGAAGGAGTTTACCCAGTATTATCCGCGGCCGAGCTGGGTCGAGCATGACGCGAATGAGATTTGGGCCACGCAGCTCGGCGTCGCCATCGAGGCGATGGCCAAGATCGGCGCTAAATCGACGGACATCGCCGCGATCGGCATCACGAACCAGCGGGAAACGACCGTCGTATGGGATAAGAACACCGGAGAGCCCGTCTATCACGCCATCGTATGGCAGTGCCGCAGGACCTCCGAGTACTGCGACAGCCTCAGGGAAAAGGGGCTGGCAGACTCTTTCAGAGAGAAGACCGGCCTCGTCATCGACGCCTACTTCTCCGGCACAAAGCTGCGCTGGATACTGGAGAACGTCCCCGGCGCGCGCGAACGCGCGGAGAATGGCGAGCTGCTCTTCGGTACGATCGACACCTGGCTCATCTGGAAGCTCTCGGGCGGAAAAATCCACGTGACCGACTATTCGAACGCCTCGCGTACTCTGCTTTATAACATAGGGGAGCTCAAATGGGACGACGAGATCCTCGCCGAGCTCAATATCCCCAAGTGCATGCTGCCCGAGGTGAGGCCCTCCAGCGCCGTTTACGGCGAGACGGACGAGGCCCTCTTCGGCGATCCGGTCAAGATCGCGGGGGCCGCTGGCGACCAGCAGGCGGCGCTCTTCGGACAGGCCTGCTTCACGCCAGGCGAAGCCAAGAACACCTACGGAACGGGATGCTTCATGCTGATGAATATCGGCGACAAGATAAAATATTCGAAGAACGGGCTCGTCACGACGATCGCCTGGGGGCTTGAAGAGGGCAGGGTCTCCTACGCCCTCGAAGGCTCTATCTTCGTCGCCGGCGCGGCGATCCAGTGGCTCCGCGACGAGCTTAAGATCGTGGACACCTCCCCGGACTCCGAATATTACGCGAAAAAGGTCGCCGACACCAACGGCGTCTACGTCGTTCCCGCCTTCGTCGGTCTCGGCGCGCCCTACTGGGACCAGTACGCCCGCGGCACGATCGTCGGACTCACGCGCGGCGCCAATAAGTCGCATCTCATCCGCGCGACGCTGGAGTCTCTGGCCTATCAGACCTACGATGTACTCAAGGCGATGGAAGAGGACAGCGGCATCAGCCTCGCGGCCCTCAAGGTGGACGGCGGCGCCTGTAAGAATAATTTTCTCATGCAATTCCAGTCCGACGTGATACAGGCTCCCGTCCGCCGTCCGATGTGCGTCGAGACGACGGCAATGGGCGCGGCCTATCTCGCCGGTCTGGCGGTAGGGTACTGGAAGACAAAGGACGACGTCCTCAGCAACTGGGCCATCGACAACGAATTCAAGCCGGAGATGTGCCCCCAAAAGGCGAAAGAGCTCATCGACGGCTGGAAAAAGGCGGTCAAGTGTTCCTTCGGCTGGGCGAAAGACTGA